Part of the Leishmania braziliensis MHOM/BR/75/M2904 complete genome, chromosome 23 genome is shown below.
CCGCCGTCCAGCGCATGACGTCCggcgctccgcactcgaccCCGGCCCGTCGCAGGCCCACCCgcgtggcgcgcagcagcgcccggCACACGCCttacagcagtgcgcaccGCCCCTGCCGCGAACTCGACCTACCCCGGACTCGCAGGTCACCTCACAGCCGCACCCACCgcgccggccgccacgcggTGCCTCCCTCGGGGCTGCGCAGGgcccccctacacacacagcgcgggGGGTGCTGGGCCCTGGACGCCACACGCACGGAGGCGTGCCCCGCCTGCCATCAGGGTGCAGGAAAATAGTGGGGCGAGGCAGAGATAACACGAAAAGAGTCACACGGGGACGTGcgcactgcagcgcagagggCCCGACACGCGTCCgtgcgcgcgccgccaccggtCTCGCTCGCCCCTCAAAAGCTAAAAACGAGAGAAGCGACAACACACTCCCgagcacccacacacgcagggcCGCTGCCGAGTCTTCCGCGCGGCCCTCTGTGCCGCCattccgctgcggctgcttcacGTAGCGCGGGCACGGACGGCGGGTGCAGCGAGACGCATGAAACCAGCgcaggcgagggagggagggaggatgTCGCCCAATGGGCAATGGGCGTCCCACGGCCTGTCGgccgaagagggagagacaggcAAACAAAGggcggaagagaaaaggaggaaatcAGTCagtgcgcaccgctgccaacGAGGCCGAGCGCCACACAGGCGCATGCACGCAGGGCAAAGGCGCTCAGTGCTTCACCGTCGTCTCGAGCTTCCACATGGTACCGCCCGCCATGTCCGCAACCCCGTTCACCGAGAAGACGCGCAGTGCCCGGTCGCCCTCCTCGGGGAAGACGCGGGAAGAGAAAGTGACCTCGCCGTTGTTCACGAACACCTCAATCGACGAGCGGTCAATGAacacgtgcagctgcagaagcacaCCTGCCGGCATCTCGCAGGAGCGATACCCGCTCAGCATGTACTGCGGGTAGTGGCGGTTCAGCACCAGCCGCTTCGACTGCGCGTCCACGTACAGCTCCGCCCCCGAGCCGAGCCACAGCCCGTACTTCTCCGCCGTGCTCGTCTCCGTGTTGAAGGCGATATCTAGCTCGTAGGCAGTGCATTCCTCCACAAGAAGCCGATCAGTGCTCTCCAGAATGCGTTGTACGGGAATGGTTGCCTgcgcgcaccgccgctgctggagttCTTTGGGCGGCACCATGCGAATGCTGCCCGTGAGCGAGTCTAAAATCAGCTCTCGCGGCAGTGTCAAGCAGCCGCTCCAACCGTGCTCGCGCGTCGGCATGGGGCTCTCCCACATGTCCATCCAGCCTATGATAAGTTGCCGCCCATCCACAGTGGACAGCGTCTGCGGCGCGTAGAAGTCATGGCCTCTGTCAAGCTCACGGAAGCGCTGTGTCACGTCAAACGAGGTCAGCCAGCGGGGCCCGCCAATGGCGCGACCTCTGTCAGCAGGATCCCTCGGCGCCTCTCCTTTTActtgtggtggtgctggctCCACCAGTGATGTGTCCCACGAGCCAAGGAGGTAACCACTCTGAAATCGATTCCGGTTAGCATAGCCGACCTTCCGCATCCCTTGCGGCGAGTACACAAAAACGTCCCTCTGATCTAGCTGAAAGAAGTCGGGGCACTCCCACATGAACACGTTCTTGTCCTCCGTCATCCCTAGCACCTGCCAGTTCGTGTCGTCCCAGCAAAGGAGGTCCTGCGtggtgaagagaagcagctggCCAAGGTCCTTCGTCACGTCTCGGGCACCGCACAccatccaccaccgcccGTCCTGCTGCCACACCTTCGGGTCACGGAAGTGCACGTACCCCGGTGGCGGGCGCACGACAACGCCGAGCTTCTCAAAGTTcacgccatcgctgctgacagcgacgcactgctgctgataAAACGATGTTCCATCACCGACtgaggcgctgccgccgcccttctTAGTCTCGGTGCACCAGGTGTGTCCCGTGTAGAAAATGTATATTTTGTTATCGTAGCTCACTGATGAGCCAGAGAAGCATCCATCGTGGTCAAACGACTCCCCTGGAGCGAGGGCGATGGGCTGGTGGTTCCAGTACACGAGGTCCTCGCTTGTGAAGTGGCCCCAGTGCATTGGACCCCAGTTCTCCCTGAAGGGGTTATGCTGGTAGAAAACATGATATACACCGTTGTGGTGACAGAGGCCGCCTGGCACTCCCATCCAGCCGGAGAAGGGGGCCATATGGTAGTCGGGGTACCACCTCTTGCTCAGCAGGCTCCAGGCCTTCATAACGGTGTGATTGGCCAACTCCAGCCGTTCCGTGTGCGATGTAttctgctgcacctcctcgatGTCGCTTTTAGGGGTAGAAGCCAACGTCATGGCTGAGTCAGCTtgcaggggagagggagatgtAAAGTCGTtaagaaaaaggggggaggcgcgccCTGTTGGCTGCGTCCTTTGCTGAGATGCCCTCCAACGCGCAGAGGCGACTACTTAAAGTGCTCCGCCagtacacacagacacacagagagagagggagagagacaagatgtgagagagaagcagcgaggacaacgacggcgaaaagaggaaagggagaatGAAGCTGAATAGGGCTCGGAAGTTGCGACTTCAACGCGCCTTTGCTCTCTCGGTTCGTTGGATTATTTTTATCACGCAGACTCCTCGTCTCCGTTCGGTGCGCTTTTCGTATTTGCGGtagtcgtgtgtgtgtgtgccgtgcgtgtgtgcgtgcgcacggGTGAATAGgctgaaaaagagagagaagagatgtggggaaagaggaggaggaggaggagagagcagggAAGAGAGTAAATtgtgaagagaggagaagacaATACGatgttgtttttttttgtggagTTGCGAAAAAGAGCGAGTGAACGAAAAGGAAGGTGCAAGATGAGTCCACATGGAAAAAAAGCCCGCGCATGCACAGGGCAGACAGAgtagagggggaaggggggcggcggtgtgggtgagagagagagacactcacacacacgcgcgcgcgcggggAAAAGGCGTTGAGAAATTTGAGAAGAAAACCagagaagaacagagagaaCACAGCGGCGTAAAGGCACCGTGTCGAGCAGCAAAAAGCGATCAATCAACGATGGGAAAATAAAATATTGATTTGAAATGACAAGAAGAAGCCACGAAAAGGTACGAAGCAACGGccgaaggaggaaaagaactTCAGATATGCCGAGCAGACCATCGTAGTCTtgggagagcgagaagcaGGAGGAatgcgagaagagagagggcgaggggtggcccaaaggggaagaagaaacgaaaagaacagaagagaaaagcgagggaaggaaaagagagtaGTACagaacagagaaaagagagagttGAGGAAAAGGCCTTCTCGGGAGAGCGGTTACACCAGCGCCGACGCAAGAGAAGGGAGTGCAATAAATTTGAAGAAACCAACTCATGACACGAGAGCGCTCGTTTCGATGCCGATCGATGCGCTTTTTTGCATTGGTtgttctttcctcccttcgCTCTGCCTTTTTCTGCTccccgcacccccccccttccgcTCACGGTTGTCACTTCTTGCGAGCGTTAGCCGCTCCCTGCATTTGCGTGTAGTTTCTGCTCTGTGTTTTGGTGTGTCCGCGTGAGTCCCCTGGTGCGCTGTGCTGCGATGTCGGTGATCGCGCAGCGCATTGCGGTCACGATAGATGCGCTTTGTTTTGGTCGTTTTTCAGCCTCACTGTCAGAggagaacacacacaaaacaacAGAAGatgagaaagggagaaagagatgcacgcagccccacgcacacacgcacacacacagacagacacaagcgcacgcgagcagagagagagagagacacacacgcagcgacTGTCCGCTTTGCTGCTGTAAAATACTTGAACACAAAAGACGCGCAGATGTGTGTCCGTGTAAAGTTAGGACACACAGATCGAGCGGGGTATGCTGTGCGTGGTGAAAGGGTAGAGAATAGGGGGGATAAGCGTgtgaggggaagaggaaggagactTTCGCACCTCCGTGGGTAGGAGGCTGCGTTTCCGTTTCGTTCAACGTGCACAGAACATAAAAGACCCCCATGAAGAAGACCAGCCAAGAGGAGAGCAGCCAATCACGGGGCTCGCGACGCGCGCGAAATCGGGAGAGCGCGGcgctccccccgccccccccccttttcttcaaAGGGCACAGAAAATAGCAGAAAACGTTTGCGAACAAGAGAAGACCCGAGAGGGGaaacgagggagggagggggtgaaggCAGACTTCCGATTGGCTCATTCACGACGGAAGTTGTACTGATAAGGGGGAGTGTGGGCCTGGGGAATGGAAAGCCACATTGTGCTTGAGATGGAAGGCATTACgtctctccctttccgtGTGATATGTGCTGAAGCATTTGTGAGCGTTCGTCAGTGTTGTCGTTACGGTGTCAGTTGGACAGACACAGCAGGAGAATGGGGGTATGGCGTGCTAAGGCtgagcagaaaaaaaaaatccaCATGAGAGGAGGGTGCAGAGCtaaaaatatatatataccgCCCCTTGATCGCCTGCGCAGTAAGATGAAGGGGGCGTGTCAGAGAGAAGCCAAGAGGAAAAGCGAACGGAATGAACAGGCACACAGGGAGACGCGTACCGAACTGCAGTCAGTCGTACATATCAGACGACAAGCCGCACTGCCTTTTTGCCAGCGGATCGACTATTTGCCGTCCAGCGCATGACGTCCggcgctccgcactcgaccCCGGCCCGTCGCAGGCCCACCGgcgtggcgcgcagcagcgcccggCACACGCCttacagcagtgcgcaccGCCCCTGCCGCGAACTCGACCTACCCCGGACTCGCAGGTCACCTCACAGCCGCACCCACCgcgccggccgccacgcggTGCCTCCCTCGGGGCTGCGCAGGgcccccctacacacacagcgcgggGGGTGCTGGGCCCTGGACGCCACACGCACGGAGGCGTGCCCCGCCTGCCATCAGGGTGCAGGAAAATAGTGGGGCGAGGCAGAGATAACACGAAAAGAGTCACACGGGGACGTGcgcactgcagcgcagagggCCCGACACGCGTCCgtgcgcgcgccgccaccggtCTCGCTCGCCCCTCGAAAGCTAAAAACGAGAGAAGCGACAACACACTCCCgagcacccacacacgcagggcCGCTGCCGAGTCTTCCGCACGGCCCTCTGTGCCGCCattccgctgcggctgcttcacGTAGCGCGGGCACGGACGGCGGGTGCAGCGAGACGCATGAAACCAGCgcaggcgagggagggagggaggatgTCGCCCAATGGGCAATGGGCGTCCCACGGCCTGTCGgccgaagagggagagacaggcAAACAAAGggcggaagagaaaaggaggaaatcAGTCagtgcgcaccgctgccaacGAGGCCGAGCGCCACACAGGCGCATGCACGCAGGGCAAAGGCGCTCAGTGCTTCACCGTCGTCTCGAGCTTCCACATGGTACCGCCCGCCATGTCCGCAACCCCGTTCACCGAGAAGACGCGCAGTGCCCGGTCGCCCTCCTCGGGGAAGACGCGGGAAGAGAAAGTGACCTCGCCGTTGTTCACGAACACCTCAATCGACGAGCGGTCAATGAacacgtgcagctgcagaagcacaCCTGCCGGCATCTCGCAGGAGCGATACCCGCTCAGCATGTACTGCGGGTAGTGGCGGTTCAGCACCAGCCGCTTCGACTGCGCGTCCACGTACAGCTCCGCCCCCGAGCCGAGCCACAGCCCGTACTTCTCCGCCGTGCTCGTCTCCGTGTTGAAGGCGATATCTAGCTCGTAGGCAGTGCATTCCTCGATAATGAGCGCATCGTTGTTGCTTCCTACAAGAAGATGAGGCAGAGTTGTCCCCTCCGATGTACGCAGGCCGACCAGCTCCTGCGCTGGCAGCATTTGGAGCTGTCCTGTTGCCGCGTTGTAGCGTAGCTCTCGCGGCAGTGTCAAGCAGCCGCTCCAACCGTGCTCGCGCGTCGGCATGGGGCTCTCCCACATGTTGCACCACGCAATCACCAGACGCCTCTCGCTATCGGCGGCGAGGAACGTCTGCGGCGCGTAGAAGTCATGGCCTCTGTCAAGCTCACGGAactcctgctgcaccgtcCACGGCATTCCAGGCATCCATTGCCCGATGGTATACCCATTCTGGAAGCGATTGCGGTAGTTGTACTTGCTGGCCTTCTTTCCTTGAGGACAAAATAGCAGTAGCTTCATATCCTGGTGATTTCCGATCGTAAAGAAGTCGGGGCACTCCCACATGAACACGTTCTTGTCCTCCGTCATCCCTAGCACCTGCCAGTTCGTGTCGTCCCAGCAAAGGAGGTCCTGCGtggtgaagagaagcagctggCCAAGGTCCTTCGTCACGTCTCGGGCACCGCACAccatccaccaccgcccGTCCTGCTGCCACACCTTCGGGTCACGGAAGTGCACGTACCCCGGTGGCGGGCGCACGACAACGCCGAGCTTCTCAAAGTTcacgccatcgctgctgacAGCGACGCACTGCTGCTCATAGATAGCATCCGGTTTGTTTGGCATCGCCTTGTCAAGTGCAAAGTTCCCCGTGTAGACAATGTACATTTTATCTTCGTGTACGATGGCGCTGCCAGAGAAGCATCCGTCGCGATCGCACGCGTCGCCTGGCGCCAGGGCAGTCTTTTCGCGCTTCCAGTGCACGAGGTCCTCGCTTGTGAAGTGGCCCCAGTGCATTGGGCCCCACGTGGAGCTGTAGGGGTGATACTGGTAGAAGACGTGATAGCTGCCACGAAAGTAGACCAGCCCCGTCGGGTTGTTCATCCACCCCGCGTATGGCGCAAGGTGGTAGTCTGGATACCATGTCCTGTTCGTTGACTTCCATCGGGCAGCGGCCGTCCGGTCCGCGGCCGCAAGCCGCTCGGCATGGGTATCACTCGGAGTCCAGACCGGAGCGCGCTGGTGTATTGGGGAGCTCATGGTCGTCGTGTGCTTGCTGGGGCtaaaaaagaaagcggacGCGCACAGAGAACAACACGGAAGATGCTACGAGATACCCGCATACAATGACATAATCTTGTACGGTGTAAATAGTCTGTAGCGGccaaggcagcagcacgcagggGAACTAAGGAAGGGAAGAATTACATAAGGCCAAATTCCAGAGCAACCATGCTGGCAGGTGCACGCCTTTCCCGTCGATAATGAGAAAAATGAATGGgagcagaaaaggggaagcCCTGAGGGGANNNNNNNNNNNNNNNNNNNNNNNNNNNNNNNNNNNNNNNNNNNNNNNNNNNNNNNNNNNNNNNNNNNNNNNNNNNNNNNNNNNNNNNNNNNNNNNNNNNNttgggggggggggggcaaagagcggcggtgggcggAGGACATGGGGTACAGGGAGAACGTAACGAGTCGGTGACGCCTACGTAGCACGAAAGGGACTAGGAGGCAGCCATGCACGCCTGCGTAGGTCTACAGGTGCATCAAACCCtacaaaaaagagaagcagaaagTTGATTCTCGACGAGGGCATCGATTACGCGTACTCCTCGCCGTGGTACACCTGGCGTCTCATCATTCCTACGTACATGCACGCATGTGTGCATAGGCGCAAagcgggagaagagaaaaaatcGGCAGGACCTGCGTGTTGCAGCACCAGGCGAAGAGAACGAAGCACACAGACAGAAAACCCCCGTCACCATtgcccctgccgctgcagcgctcctcCTTACCTCCTCCAACGCGGCCATTCTCCGCCGTCCAGCGCATGACGTCCggcgctccgcactcgaccCCGGCCCGTCGCAGGCCCACCCgcgtggcgcgcagcagcgctcgaCACACGCCttacagcagtgcgcaccGCCCCTGCCGCGAACTCGACCTACCCCGGACTCGCAGGTCACCTCACAGCCGCACCCACCgcgccggccgccacgcggTGCCTCCCTCGGGGCTGCGCAGGgcccccctacacacacagcgcgggGGGTGCTGGGCCCTGGACGCCACACGCACGGAGGCGTACCCCGCCTCCCATAAAGGGGTCGTTGTTGCGAACAGAACgcgaaagaaagggggaaacTTTGAGCAAGTAGTTGTAGTAGATGTGGTACGACACCTCTATGCCTGCCTGCGTAcatggacacacacacggaagAGGAAAGTCGAGGAGGTATCGGGGGGAGGAAGTACAGGGGTGAAGTGGGCCATGGGTTGCCGAGCGTGACAGCCGCGTGAAGCAGagcttctccttccctcactCCATAAGTCTCCTTacgttctccctctctctctctggcctCTGGCATTGACTCGCtctgtatgtatgtgtgtgttcaAACTCTTCACATTAAGCTAAGAACATGCAGGCTGCATGAAAGGGCCGTTGTACCCTCTGCGCGCATCGGTCTACCGCCCACGCCCCTGCGAcagcggaggcagcggcatctCGGCAAAGAAGGGCGAGACGTTCGGAAAGTTTCGGGTCTGAAACGCGAACACCTTGTAGCTCTCCCCCATCTCCTCTTTGTCCATCAACCGCCGGTAGTTCTGCAGCACCTTCATTGCCgtcttcgtctcctcgtCCTTAATCACATGCGCCAGTCGAACATCAATACCGTTCTCGAGCAGAAAGTCATGCTGCGTCATCACCGGGAACCACTtgaggtgccgccgcgccacctccagccgCTCAAGAACCCACCGCAACTGCCGGAAGCTCACCCAGCACGAGAGATCGACCTCTCCGGGTGACAGCAGCGGGTCAACGAAGCGGTGGCCACGGATTCCGCGGAGTGTGCTGTGCATGTGATCATCCTTGCCATAGTCAATCAGAAGGCACGCAGCCTTCTGGCAATCCATCATCTTTTTCATGAGCGTTTCCATCGTCTGCATCCCGACCGTGTTCACTTCAACGCAGTCGCCGCTCTTTCCCTTGGTGCGAACATCGTCAGGGATAAGGTAGGCCGACATCGACCCGGACGGAGCGTGGACAAGGCGGAAGTGGGCCTCTGTGCCAGGGTCGGTGTCCACCTCCACGCACGTCTCCACCCACCCGCGCTCGGTGTAGCGGAACTGGGCAACCGGCAGCGCATCGAAGTACTCATTCGCAATGAACACGGTTGGTTCAAGCGAAAAAGGCAACGACTCCAGGTCCATCCACCACTTGATCTTTCCCTGAGCCGTCTGGAATGCCGCCAGAGCCCTCTTTTGCTCCTCgcggcgcgccgccccgACCTCGATGAGGTGTATCTGCAAGAAGTGCACCAGATGTGGGTTCGAGTACTGAATCTGCTTCAGCATCGTCTTCATAAGCGTACCACGACCAGGCCCCATCTCCACGAGGTGCAGCACGCGTGGTGTACCCATCTTCTGCCAAGCATCCATCACCCAGGCAGCGAGCACGTCGCCAAAGAATGGGATCTCTGCCGCAGTGATGAAGTCAGCCTTCTCGCCTCCAATGACGTGCTTCTTCGCCGCGTAGTAGCCGTACTGGGGGTGGGTCAGGCAGTCCTTGATGAACTGCGACATGGGGTAGTACCCCTGCGCGGTGATCTTGTTCACCAGCTCGTTGCAGAGCGCGGTCTTGAACTCCTTCTTGTTGGCGGAGTTCACCGTGGCTCTGTCCGGGGTAGACATATCACTTGCGTGGAGGTTCATGGCTAAGCGGACCGGCGTTCTCCGTAGGAAGCCAGTGTAGCAGCAGCTCATCATGAAAactacagcagcagaggaactgaaaaaaagggggcgcATCGATGGGGTTGCCCCGCCGGGTACAGATGCCGCGGCTACGGCTGAGGAGAGCCGCacaaggcgctgctgcattgCTTGAAGGGGTATAGTGTTGATCACTAGTGAGA
Proteins encoded:
- a CDS encoding beta-fructosidase-like protein, whose amino-acid sequence is MTLASTPKSDIEEVQQNTSHTERLELANHTVMKAWSLLSKRWYPDYHMAPFSGWMGVPGGLCHHNGVYHVFYQHNPFRENWGPMHWGHFTSEDLVYWNHQPIALAPGESFDHDGCFSGSSVSYDNKIYIFYTGHTWCTETKKGGGSASVGDGTSFYQQQCVAVSSDGVNFEKLGVVVRPPPGYVHFRDPKVWQQDGRWWMVCGARDVTKDLGQLLLFTTQDLLCWDDTNWQVLGMTEDKNVFMWECPDFFQLDQRDVFVYSPQGMRKVGYANRNRFQSGYLLGSWDTSLVEPAPPQVKGEAPRDPADRGRAIGGPRWLTSFDVTQRFRELDRGHDFYAPQTLSTVDGRQLIIGWMDMWESPMPTREHGWSGCLTLPRELILDSLTGSIRMVPPKELQQRRCAQATIPVQRILESTDRLLVEECTAYELDIAFNTETSTAEKYGLWLGSGAELYVDAQSKRLVLNRHYPQYMLSGYRSCEMPAGVLLQLHVFIDRSSIEVFVNNGEVTFSSRVFPEEGDRALRVFSVNGVADMAGGTMWKLETTVKH
- a CDS encoding beta-fructosidase-like protein, with protein sequence MNNPTGLVYFRGSYHVFYQYHPYSSTWGPMHWGHFTSEDLVHWKREKTALAPGDACDRDGCFSGSAIVHEDKMYIVYTGNFALDKAMPNKPDAIYEQQCVAVSSDGVNFEKLGVVVRPPPGYVHFRDPKVWQQDGRWWMVCGARDVTKDLGQLLLFTTQDLLCWDDTNWQVLGMTEDKNVFMWECPDFFTIGNHQDMKLLLFCPQGKKASKYNYRNRFQNGYTIGQWMPGMPWTVQQEFRELDRGHDFYAPQTFLAADSERRLVIAWCNMWESPMPTREHGWSGCLTLPRELRYNAATGQLQMLPAQELVGLRTSEGTTLPHLLVGSNNDALIIEECTAYELDIAFNTETSTAEKYGLWLGSGAELYVDAQSKRLVLNRHYPQYMLSGYRSCEMPAGVLLQLHVFIDRSSIEVFVNNGEVTFSSRVFPEEGDRALRVFSVNGVADMAGGTMWKLETTVKH